The sequence ATATATTCAATAAAGTAGTAGTCAgtgagtaaaataataattcagttcTGAGCATTTGAAACATTATTGCTTATCGCGAATTCTATAAGGCTCTGACTTCGATGACTATCAAGATGAGAATTTACCAGCTAATCATTACCGTTGGTatctttattgaataaaatgaaatcttTGTTAGAAACATTATactacaattaatattactattaaaatcaacgtgaatatttactttgtattttcattttcagGAAATAttctaatagaaatattacacaaaGAAGAAGCTTctctgatattaaaaataaaattatttagcatATCTTTGGGCTCGCTGATCACGAGTTACAAGCCTCCAGTAGAAGTGCCAACACGAGTCGAATGGGCAAACTTAATATCAAATGTTCTCGTcggtaaacaaataatataaaaataaacaaaaaaaaaacacagaataTTGTTTgacatgtttttaatattgttcaatattaatattgcgctgaattaaaaattgtttggtCGCCACACGCGTGATTGTataaatgctatttatttataaaaatatttgcagcaAACAAGGTAAATACGATTTACAGatacgtaaataaatagaaacggTTCTtgaactaatattatattatgagcagCCATACAAAATTCTTGTTGTACGTAGTTatctaataagtaattattctaTAGCACTCTTCTGAGTGGGTTAATCGGAGCCCGAGACCAAAAACCTACCTTCACAAAACATTATGTTGATTACTTTATGTGAATTAGAATTGACTAAAGACCAATTTCAATAAAGGATCCCAATCGATGATCTCTGATTCATAcaaagaatgaaccaatcataagtaatttataaacttgtcaactaattttattctgattggtccattttttcGATCGATCCAAAGGCAACGATtgggatcgattattgaaatCGAGTGTTAACAAATAATTGTAGTGATGTCTACtcatatataatttgaaaatattttattagaatgaTAATGTTGAGCATTAGATGACCAAATACACTAAccataaaatttttgttacatatttagcACAAGGCGGGGCTTTTAGGTATATTTTCAACATGACGTTTAAATCACAGAATTTTGACgctctacattaaaataaaattgtacatcTAGCAGGAATTTACGATTTATCGTATTGGCGATGTGCGAAGCGTATGTGTGGGTATAGTAAAGCGAACGTACGCCAGGGtagaaaattacatattatttgtgTCTATTTACAACAGTGGATTGTTTATCGAAACTACTTCGAAAATGTCTACAAGCTGCAATCTGTTTCGTATTTTGAAATgggttataatttttgttgtgttttgaactgaaaaattaacgaaacaatAACAGTCGgtgtattgattttttacagcgacatataaaaaaaggaagCGATATAACTTTAATTACCGCAATTATACATAGATTTTGtttatgccaaattttatatgatatgaATTATTATCTTTATCATTTCATTGTAGACCGATCGGTGATTGCTACGGTCTCTAGAACCTCACGATAAAATTTGCAATATCTCGATAGTTGCCTGACTATatacttcaaacaaacaaattcttactGCCAAAtctcatatattttaagttaaacgtTACCATGGTTACGTGATTTACTATACTATGAGAGATACACGCGCGCCATGTTCAAATTTAGTTCCATATACGCTCACGGGGCGCTGTTCAATTTgctatacaaaaaaatatttaaatgtaaaccaTTACGTTGACGACGCGATAACGCGTAAATTCTTACCAGGAGTACAGAAGTGTGACGACGCGATAACGCGTAAATTCTTACCAGGAGTACAGAAGTGTGCACCGCATTAACTTAATGAGCAATTAAATTAACATCGAAAAAAAAGCACACAATACCTTACATCTATGGAATCATACTGAACATAGCGcaacaattataaatatcatcTTGTCGattgctaatatatttttaggtatctctttaaattgatattttttttctgttttgcaataatgttttatgaTGGTAGAACTTTTACAAAATATCCGCCTTTATGCTTATAGATCAAATTTTAATGTACTGAATTAGGATTCCAGCGTGATACATTAACATCCAACTTATAATGTGAGCATACACACAAATatcaacacaaaatattaatatttattgcgttGTGAACAAACATTTGAAACTATTGACTTATTTAAGGATAAGATTACATTCATACATTGAACAAGATTTTGATAAACTCGTAACATATTAAGGCAAGACTAGACGATatcttctaattttttttataaatcttacgAGTCGGTTACACAGTGCGAGCTGCTGAGCTTACAGTATGCAGTTTCTTCCTTCATTCAATATCTCGACATGCCTTTGCCGTTAACGGAGCAGACGGTCATTGCCACATACCTATctatgaatagaaaaacccCGACTTACAGATCCAGTAAAAAATTGAGTACCGTGCGAGATGACGCTTTATGATAGAGGAAGGAAGGAGTTAATTCAAATACGCAGTGGAGATTAAATCGATAGTGATAGTAAATCGCATATACAATGCAAATACCTCCATTACAGTAACTGATAGGGTAATCGCACAGAGTAACTCGCACGATGTAACATAACCATAACAAACTGCGACAATTTTAAATGGTTACAGTAATTGTGACAAAAAATTGtggtaaatgtatttaaaacaatccTAAAACAAATTCCTTCCTTACACGCATTTTAATGTTACCATATATGATTATTtactacatatattaaaaacagaTCTAGGAAAACACCCGCAGAATTTCGATAAAGTTAATGCACAAAAATAGTTAAGGCATGCCAGTGTTATAAAGACACATGCAATGATTATTGCGTACATAAACTGTTAGTCAATTATTATCAGTCATAAGTAATTCATTCGGCAAATATTGTACATATCTATTTATCTGACATCACTACCCACTTATAGTTCTAACACTATTTACTAAAATCTTTATGTGGAATATTACATTCATATGGACTTTTGCTAGTGCCAATTTCAAACAATACGAGTTCAGGTTAACACGTAATATGAACGAGCCCAATTGATAacttaaagataaaattaaattaatctatacttGTCTTAAAAATGATTCAGTACCCAGAGAAGCCTATCGCTGCGCAACGAGGCGACAAGTAACAAATCACAATTCAGACCTACGGTACCTAGTTCTACCTAGAATGCATAGGTAAAATATATACCACTTATagcaaataattttgataaaatttaagaatgttaacaattttaaacatacttCTAtctactatttacataaaatatgtttccaaaatatttttgcccACTCGTAGAAACTACATTTCATGTGTGGCCAAATATAGAGGTCTGTACACATTAGTTCGTAAACTTTATCGAcatcaaaaatgttttcattttattaatatatttgcatCTCAAACATAAATCTTCAATTACTCGACACTCAGATCAAGCTATTCAAGAAACCAAAAACGCGATAAAGCAATTCGCGACAAGACGTGCTGCTAATTGTTGCCAGTTTTGCGGTGGGTAGGCCAAAACAGTAcctttacatatatatttatcctCCTTCCTTAACTATTTCATTATCATCACAGACATTAGTAGATTAGGAAAATGTGATAATCATCACAGTATCTGAATTTTACAATCAGTAATAATACATTGAAGACTTGAAAGCGATGTATATTCGtctgatatattatatagtatcacACTATAACACAAGCCAACGTTGCGACGACTTGTTGCAGTCAAAATGTGGGATGATTAGATGATGTTCGGGCATTTTCTTAATTCTTGAGTACACACCTGTAATCCTTATTGACATCCGATGTCGAATTTGGTGAATGCTCTTTAGGTCTAACTGTACCACGACACGATGCTAATTTTGATTCCAAAGCCTACAAtgagaaataacaataaatgaatgaagttaatattagtaaatgaTGTTTAATGTGCTATTATATACAAGATACCCAGCACCgcatatatacaatatacatatctaTTCCGATGAATACGGAAAGCGCACTGAAGCCGCATACCACCgtatacaacaatattaactttatatacaaacataatatataaagctatgCTAAACACCATAGAAAACTAGAGAAACACTTTTGTCTATCAAGAGAATACATAATTTAGAGTAAGTATGTACAATAGTTCCATAATTTTATATCGTCGTCATTTCACATCGTCCATAACCCAATCTTACacattactaattaatttatttacactcaATTAAAGCAAGTAACTAAGTATAGAATAATTGCATGTTTGTTATACATCACTAGTATATATGGCGATCgttacatttgtaataatttcctaatgtatttataaatataatatgcatttgTGACTACGTGAAACTACATCAATGTAaagctataattattatagtcaaaaaatataaagctataGTCTTTTACATCATTGtgataattagaaaaaaaatctacaatcaTTTGTTAATTTGCTTCGCTTTTCCTTGTTCATGTCCTTTTCTGATAGAAGCGAAACTCAAAAGATTTTCGAGCCCCTCCCGCGACCGAACAGCAAAAGATCTTCGCAGCTTTCCATTTTCTCCTTGCACAGAGCGCACAAACGGTTGTTCGGACGCTCTATGTGccaaatttgttttgtttaacatACTATCGCTTACAACGTCGGAGCCTGAATACTGTCTCGAATAAACTCTCGGACGTCTGTACTCAATAGTATTACTTTTAGTTAGTTCACTATCGTCTCTGTTGTGTACGATTGCGGGGACTTCACTCGGAGGTGTCGCAGGGTGAGTATCGAGCGTGGGTGGCGTTTGGCAGGCGCATTTAATTTTACCACACTCGCGGCAAAGAAACCTTTCAAGCTGGAAGCAATAAATATCATGCACACTACCACAGCACAATACCATGCAAATACTACACTACCACGCTAAATATAACTCCTAACTAATTTTATCTAACGAATTTACATAATGTTGTTTATATTCTGATATGGAACAAGGAAGACATATAAAAAGGGTAAAAAATggaaacaatatatataaacgGATGTAATTAAACCAAAACGTTTTcaacactaaaaatataacaactTAAACTGCGTCATTTATATACAGGTTGACGCCAACAATACATTAATTTCACATATGGTCAGGGCTAGtgataagtaaaaataataacttggtttgaaaattgattaaaatatgaataaacaagaaaatacaaaaaataaccaatatcaacaaaatacataaccaaaaaacatatattttatattaattcaatgtaacaaaaaataactaaaatattatttatttattatatttgtaaatacttagtaaatataaaaaagagaaCTGTGATTTCCGTCCCTAAAATATTACGATTAACTGGTCACTAGTCCTACCTCTGTGTGAAATTATGTCGTATTGTCGATACcacctttataaatataatatttaataataagttgaTACACCTGTCTAAAAATAAAGTTGTGGTTGTAATCatttatgaattgttttattgtattatctacataaataataaccaGAAAGGAACTTTTAATTGTTacctacacaaaaatataaaacaggaaAAAGGAAGTGGACCATGGGaccatttaacataaataattacaaggcatagaaaataaataatccaacaaataattgtaatactatcatatattgaacataaatatataaatacatatagcGAGATACAAGCTTGTGTAGATACATTTAAGGTACACTACTCTTTATTGTGAATGCTATTGCAATGGCGACTGTGATAGTCTGTACTACTATTAgcaatatattcattttactcACCCCAACTTTCCGAAGGAGATCACCTACAATGTTGATTGCTGTCACTCTAGACGATGGTGTCATCGCATTGCCATTTATTTCACCTGTCAAAAGaaacattgataaaataaataagtatccaCTATGCAGTTCTCACAATATCCTAGAGGTGTAAAAATGAACGCTACGAGCATGATACCAACACAACAGATACGTTAAATGAAGCGCGTTAGCGCAAAACAACGTGTGTTTTGCAGCTACAATGGTGTAGTGCGCTTAAAAACATAGTAGGTATTTAGGCCAATGTTACTGTATCAGTTCACTCGCATGTGCTCGAGGTTTCGTTCTTATAAGTGTTATTTGATGGacaatgaatttaataatgtattaatcACTCAAAAATTAAGACGCCTTTTCCTAAATTACCGCATTTATACGTTTTTATAGCTAAGTATATCAAGCATAAATActaggtatatttaaaattagggtattttttcttcaaaccaaagaaaaaaaaattaaacaatgtgTACTTATTAAAGCgatatgaaattttgaatttgatcaTATATTTGTATGACTGACGGTAGTTATGATTATCAAAGAGTTATAATTATACAAGTCACGACAATTACGTTAAATTGTCAATTAGATAGATATTTGTTAGCATTTATGGaagatattaaatacattttatttaaatgcacttTAAAAGTctgaaacaatttaattgttGCGTTGAAATAGAACAGCTGTATCTTATAAATCAATGAATACAAAATGGGTTTTGTATACATTGTTTGTTGCTGCTAGCAACCACCATCAAAACACTACAAGGCCATTGTGCATATTGATTTCTCATTACAAATGTGATCCAAAAAAGATATCAAGACGAATGTTGTTCTACATTTTCTTTGTcaacaaatcaatatttttatgcttcgcagatgttaatgtttataaacatatatctgtttgttaaatagaaataaatatagatatttattatgagaATCATACGTTTTTGTGGCGACATGAGTGATGTTTGAGTTTCTATTTCAACTTGAGTTCGAGTTGAATTTGAAATGTGTCCATTGATTTGATTCTCGTTTGTACTGTCATCTTCTTTTTTGTGTACTGGAACTTTTTCCATAACTTTCAATTCCTGCTTAAGATCTGAAACAGAAAAATTAATGACAATAATGAGTTACATAAAAAGCAATACATcaagataattttttatcttccatgtttataaataatataattgtttgctacttataatttgtaaacaagTACAGAACACTTacaatttttaacatattataaaactgatcaACTCTTTCTTGTGACTTTTATTATAACAAGTTCtaatatatttgtttccttCTGTGGATCTAAAATGTCTCCTAAGTTACAATCATGCACAATACTTGTATTTGGCCTAattgaatagaaataaaaaaatcaaaggaaataaataaaagctagGTTTTCCAACTTTGACTGTGGGTCTATGCTTATTAATCTTAGAGATATGGagctttagttttttttttttttttaatattgtatggttttttatataatattatgatgaccATTAATGGCTACTATCTTTATTTTATCTCTGTCTCCATttcttactattatataacataattgttttatgtattaacatGATAAATGAATTGCATAATAAAGCATAATCAGGTCACAATTTTTTGATACAAGCAAccaattgttttaaaaacattatctacATACCTCGTGCTTCATCCGTTGCCCTCTGCAATTTGACCCTCAAATTTTCTATTTCATCTACTTCACTTTCTAGTACCGCATTTCTTTCGTAAGCTTGATTTAATAGTGTCTCTATACAAGACACAGATTCTGATATGACCCtgaagtgtaaataaatgatttatgaattagtatgttacattgaaatatatatagctATAATTCTACCtacataatttacttattatgtatttcaaattaaacttaTAATGTTAAACTAAAGATGTGGTTgtatataataagaatatattttggaCGGAGCCTGTACTACTAACACAATGGGGTTTTAGTTACTAATCATGTACCACTTTCTTTATTAAAGTGAAGATTATATAAGATGCATTTGGCTATAATTGGATAAGGGGTAAGatcatttaatgaaaaaataccatgaaaatgttattttagttaaagCTACATAGGCTGTGATGGCATTTCTTTTTACCCAGCCCTATATACCACAAGTGACACAACAACCAAGAACAAGTGTGCTGCATGCAGTCAAACCAAAAGGTGAAATTACGTTTTCTTATtgcattattaaaacaaagtcaGAACTTATCCTGCAACATGCCAGATCTTTCCTaagtgttttaaatttctacAAAGATATTATCGCCTCTTTTTAAGCTCACATGGAGAGAATTGAAAGGTGATTAAACTATCACATAgaataagctttttattatGACgcattttaagtataaaatgctggaattatttaaattattttattacaaaaaaaaatatttaggactCCTCTTAACTCATCAAAAAACTGTCCAAACTTAGCTAACTGCACcttaacataacacttttaATGCATCAACCAAATAGTAAACAttaatggtcttattcataataaaacccttatcgaaggtataaatcgcaaatagttaaaacgtcctATAAGCTTACCAagccttcgataaaatttcttattcataatggtttcataaacctccgataacaaaaaggcctttaaatgtgcacaatgttgccatttcgtagaaaaaaaatcatttaaataagttctaccaattactaccaagttttgtctctgaaactgacaataaaaaaattgtctgtcattgtcacaatggcgtttgtcaaaaagtaaataaaataaatacaggagaaagatttatttgttgttctcgaaattctttgtaaaacttggaaaacgcaggcagcaaattgcgataaaatggtAGAGAAGTGAAAAGTAGTTGGGGAAGACAAAGATGGTGCAGCTCtttttctgtatttgaacgtttgcgCTATGCATTCCTGCATTACTAACTATTGCTTTTTTACAAGATTATGTTGAAGAAATTGGATTAGGGGAGTGTATGAACCCGCTCCCTAACCAAAACCCTCcctaaaagaatatgaattcttgaacgtgaatgtcgacacgaactacaatttcatatagGTGACGTAGATTCATTTGGGGGAGCTGTGCTAgctgaaatgtaatattgctGCTCTTGCATTGCGCATGTCAACGCAACTATTACGCAACAATACGCACTATGATagccactcttaaaatattcatataaataaaatatttggataatatacaatagtgattATGTACCGGTGGCATTcagtacaaataataaagttaaaacagcacaatgaaatataaaaggaataaatcaattttatttttagatcatgctcattgtgcctcctcagaccccacttccaatagaaaatataaaggagatatctatgtatccattttatgctataatcacgtaggatattattgttttaggtaggtcataagtaaaaaatatttttgaggtctttattaggttgaaataagaaagaaaataaataaaacctttatttatcatgtaggcatatatataaaaggctcttatgacaagtcaacatataatcaaatatgatttacaatttgtaaagtacacagattaaggcatgcatatgatgcattagtatactataatccacctccacctggaaatataagggaggtattaacaaatcatcattaagtaatttaaattttatactataatcctgtgggatactactgttgtatatttgaataaacatttttttatttcaaattatgttgaatgcttatacattgcataatttcaggtttgttccacatctgcagaataaattgcAACAGTAGAAGTGCAACACAGG comes from Manduca sexta isolate Smith_Timp_Sample1 unplaced genomic scaffold, JHU_Msex_v1.0 HiC_scaffold_57, whole genome shotgun sequence and encodes:
- the LOC115441508 gene encoding LOW QUALITY PROTEIN: nuclear distribution protein nudE-like 1 (The sequence of the model RefSeq protein was modified relative to this genomic sequence to represent the inferred CDS: inserted 2 bases in 2 codons; deleted 1 base in 1 codon), which produces MESPRQTDSDTVEYWKKQAKYYEQKVIDIQQELDEYTENSAQLXKELEASLVQVEKQNRDLEHQNQRLXNEIEMLRNKLERSQHETNALENELQALKIDKDKQGVYIRELEQKNDDLERGQRVISESVSCIETLLNQAYERNAVLESEVDEIENLRVKLQRATDEARDLKQELKVMEKVPVHKKEDDSTNENQINGHISNSTRTQVEIETQTSLMSPQKREINGNAMTPSSRVTAINIVGDLLRKVGLERFLCRECGKIKCACQTPPTLDTHPATPPSEVPAIVHNRDDSELTKSNTIEYRRPRVYSRQYSGSDVVSDSMLNKTNLAHRASEQPFVRSVQGENGKLRRSFAVRSREGLENLLSFASIRKGHEQGKAKQINK